A DNA window from Candidatus Ancaeobacter aquaticus contains the following coding sequences:
- a CDS encoding DUF2061 domain-containing protein, which translates to MDLPKRSLVKSLTWRIIAFATTVIAVYIYSGDIKESLIVGIGANSVKIFLYYMHERIWNKLDFGRTKEPEYQI; encoded by the coding sequence ATGGATCTACCAAAAAGATCTTTAGTGAAATCACTGACCTGGAGAATCATAGCATTTGCGACAACCGTCATCGCCGTCTATATATACAGTGGAGATATCAAAGAGTCTCTGATTGTGGGTATTGGTGCAAACAGTGTGAAGATATTTCTGTACTACATGCACGAAAGAATATGGAACAAATTGGATTTTGGCAGAACAAAGGAACCGGAATATCAAATTTAA
- the thiH gene encoding 2-iminoacetate synthase ThiH, whose amino-acid sequence MSFYTIYNKLSNYDFDSFFRDVSSANIEQARISNNLKSSQYLWLLSPLAEKHLEKTAQRSHALTVQNFGKTIQLYTPLYLSNYCENQCVYCGFNEKNTVERKQLTIEELEKEARYIAQTGLKHILVLTGDLRAACPVSYIAASIKILRKYFTSISIEIYPLSESEYKELIAEGIDGLTIYQEVYDRAIYGRMHLKGPKKDYEFRMAAPERALSAGIRTVNIGALFGLNDWRKEAFFVGMHAKYLQDTYPEAEVSISLPRVQTMNSAFSVPWDVTDKNMVQIITALRIYLPRVGITISTRETASLRDNLLPLGVTKMSAGSTTAVGGHTADGDEEINSLQFDISDKRNVHQIRALLKGKGYQPVLKDWM is encoded by the coding sequence ATGAGTTTTTACACGATTTACAATAAATTGAGCAACTATGATTTTGATTCATTTTTTAGAGATGTTTCAAGTGCGAATATTGAACAAGCGCGTATCAGTAATAATCTAAAGTCTTCACAATACCTTTGGCTTCTTTCGCCTTTAGCCGAGAAACATTTAGAAAAAACCGCACAAAGATCACATGCTTTGACAGTTCAGAACTTTGGGAAGACGATACAACTCTACACTCCTCTTTACCTTTCAAATTATTGTGAAAACCAATGTGTCTATTGTGGTTTTAATGAAAAGAACACGGTAGAAAGAAAGCAGTTAACTATAGAAGAGCTTGAAAAAGAGGCGCGGTATATTGCTCAGACGGGACTGAAGCATATTCTTGTATTAACAGGTGATTTACGAGCTGCTTGTCCGGTCTCATATATTGCCGCATCGATAAAAATTTTAAGAAAATATTTCACATCTATATCTATAGAAATTTATCCGCTCTCAGAGAGTGAATATAAAGAACTAATAGCTGAGGGAATAGATGGCCTTACTATATACCAGGAAGTGTATGACCGAGCTATATATGGTAGAATGCATCTAAAGGGACCAAAAAAAGATTATGAATTTAGGATGGCTGCTCCTGAAAGAGCGCTATCGGCGGGGATAAGAACAGTAAATATTGGCGCATTATTTGGATTAAATGATTGGCGAAAAGAAGCATTTTTTGTGGGTATGCACGCGAAATATCTTCAGGATACTTATCCTGAGGCTGAGGTGAGCATATCACTTCCGAGAGTGCAAACAATGAACAGCGCATTCTCAGTGCCATGGGACGTAACAGATAAAAACATGGTGCAGATAATTACCGCACTCCGTATATATCTCCCGCGAGTAGGAATTACTATTTCTACGCGCGAAACAGCATCTTTGAGAGATAATCTTCTCCCCTTGGGAGTAACGAAAATGTCTGCCGGGTCAACGACAGCGGTTGGTGGGCATACTGCAGATGGTGACGAGGAAATCAATTCATTACAGTTTGATATATCTGATAAGAGAAACGTTCACCAGATAAGGGCGTTATTAAAGGGAAAAGGGTATCAACCGGTATTAAAAGACTGGATGTAA
- a CDS encoding HesA/MoeB/ThiF family protein: protein MMDFTEEQSDRYSRHILLSEAGPKGQAKIMESKVLIIGLGGLGSASTLYLAAAGVGTLGIADGDSVDMTNLQRQVIHFTPDIDKPKVVSAKEKIEKINPDVNVVTYQKRVDQNNILDIIKGYDFIIDATDNFSAKFLINDACVIAKKPYSHGGVVRFGGQTLTYVPGEMCYRCVFDSPPPEDAIQSTAQVGVLGAVAGTLGTMQATEALKFIIGNGKLLINRMLIFDALNMDFRTVEFKKNINCPVCGKNSSITSL from the coding sequence ATGATGGATTTTACAGAAGAACAGTCAGATCGATATAGTAGACATATTCTTTTGTCTGAAGCGGGGCCGAAAGGACAGGCCAAGATAATGGAAAGTAAGGTGCTCATAATTGGTTTAGGGGGATTAGGTTCTGCCTCGACATTATATCTTGCCGCGGCCGGTGTAGGGACACTTGGCATTGCTGATGGTGACAGTGTAGACATGACTAACCTGCAAAGACAAGTAATACATTTTACTCCCGATATAGATAAACCAAAGGTTGTATCCGCTAAGGAGAAGATAGAGAAAATAAATCCTGATGTAAATGTTGTAACCTATCAAAAACGTGTCGATCAAAATAATATACTCGATATAATTAAGGGCTATGATTTTATTATTGATGCGACTGACAATTTTTCGGCAAAATTCTTAATTAATGATGCATGTGTTATAGCAAAAAAACCCTATTCTCATGGTGGTGTAGTGCGATTTGGTGGGCAGACGCTCACCTATGTGCCGGGGGAAATGTGTTATCGCTGTGTGTTTGACAGTCCCCCGCCAGAAGACGCCATCCAGTCAACCGCACAAGTAGGAGTTTTAGGTGCTGTTGCGGGAACGTTAGGAACAATGCAGGCTACGGAAGCATTGAAGTTTATTATTGGTAACGGAAAGTTGCTTATAAACCGAATGCTTATTTTTGATGCGTTAAATATGGACTTTAGAACGGTAGAGTTTAAAAAGAATATTAATTGTCCGGTATGTGGAAAGAACTCATCAATTACAAGCCTTTAA